GCGGAGTGGCTTTCGATGAGCTGGTCGATCTCCTCCTCTCGCGAGGAGGCCACGCGGAAGATGTCTTCCGCAAAGCCGCGAGTATCGCTCTCAATCTCTTCGCGCGCCTGCCAGAAGGTCTCGCGGACCTCATCGGGCGTCTGTTTGCCGATGTCCGCCTGGAAGAGCATCTGCATGGCGAGTTCGCGGGATTTGCGTCGGGAGCCAGTAGTGGTCATTGGCCTGCCTTTGCTGCCAGTTTGCGATGCAGCGAGACCATCTCGATGGCGGCCATGGCGGCTTCAAAGCCCTTGTTGCCGGCCTTGATTCCGGCCCGGTTCAGGGCCTGCTCCAGCGTTTCGCAAGTGAGCACACCAAAGGCGTGGGGGATACCGGTTTCCTGCTGCGATTGGCCGATTCCGCGAGAAACTTCATTGTAGATGGCCTCATAGTGCGCAGTTTCTCCGCGAATCAGGCAGCCAAGGGTGATGACGGCATCGGTCTGCTTCGCCTCTGCAAGCGCACGGGCGGCCGAGGGAATCTCCCAGGCGCCGGGTACGCGAACGATCTCTATGTCGGTTTTCTGCGCTCCGCTGCGGAGGAGGCCATCGAGTGCGCCCTGAAGCAGGCGATCCGTGATAACCGCGTTCCAGCGAGCCACGACGATCGCGAAACGCATGCCTGCTGCCGATAGATCGCCTTCGACTGCCACCGGCTTGCCGTGCAGCACGTCCTCCCATTCCCAGAAGGCAAAAGGCACGCCGGGAACCGGTTCCACGGTAAACATGCGCGATTTCCAGTGTGTTGCCGTAACTGGCGTGATGCGGGAGCCTTCGTCATCCCCGGCCTGCGCGAGCCATTTGGCTGCAAGGGCGTGGACCGAATCGATGCTGGTAACTTCGATGAGGATCTCCGCAGTCGCGGGAAGCGTCCCATCTACAAACTCCAGATTGCCGATCGGGGCAAGAAACGGAGCGCTTCGGCTCGAGTCATTTTCCCAGCCCTTGCCGGGCTCAAAGCCCAGCAACGAAAAGAAGCTGGCCAGCCGGTCAAAGCTGGCATGTGTGCTGGCGGGGCGCACGATGGTAATTCCCTTGATCATCCCTTGACTTTACCATTTTGCCGGGCACTGCTGATTGCAGGACGGGCCTCTCCGGTGGATTACAGGGATGTGAATCTGTGGAGAGAATTCGCGGCAGGATTGTGCGTGGCCCAACTGCTGGGCTGTTCCATCGCACGGCGACCGAGCCAAGGCACCGAAAAGATGCCGAAAGCAACTCTCCCCGCGGATCGAGGATAGGGAGAATCGTGGATAGGAGCACAAGAAAAAGCCCGCCATTTCGGCGGGCTTTTTCTGTAACTGTAGCGGTTTCGAAACTCTCGATCTTACGTTGTGGCTCGAGGTCTCACGGCGAGGAACTCCGCGGGTACCGGCTTGCCGTTCCCGTCGAGCAGCTTGGGATCGATCTGCTTGATATCGGTTAACGTCTTCGTGTCGATGTAGTGGACCAGGTTGTCGCCCGATGTGCCGGTAAAGAACAGGCTGTTATCTGGACTGAAGATACCGACAAGCGGGGCGGTCGCATTGCCCACGAGAGGAATGCTCCCCAGCGGCCCCAATGTTCCAGGCGAGGGAACCTGATAGTAGGGCAGCAGGCCGCCGGGTGTTTGGGATGCGGTGCTGTAGGTGATGAAGGCCATCGACGAGTTGGGATCGGTCACTACCTGGTGGATGGCGGTGGGAGAGATGCCCGGGATCGCCGCCTGGTTCAGCGTCGTGGGAATTGTGAGCCCGTTGTTTGCGGGGCATGCACCCGTAGGAATGGTCACGCTGATATCCGAGAGCTGCGGTGGATTGGCGGTTGCGCCAATGATGTGCTGGCCGTCATTGGTGGAGCCAACCTTATCCGTGGCGGCTGCGACGCTTGCTGCGGTGGGGTAGTACGGATTGCTGGAGTTGTCCGGGCAGAATGCGTGAGCTGTCGTCTGCGATCCGCTGATGAAGGCTCCAACGCTGGGTATGGTGACAGCCAGGCCGGGGCCGCAGAATGGATTGTAGGGCGAGGATGGCATGCTGGGCGGCGTATAGACGCTGTTGAGATTATTTCCCGACATGCATGCGCTGCTGAGGGACTCATTGCCCGAGATGTCATACGTGCTCCAGCCGGTAAACGCGCTATGCACGTAAAGATTCTGAGAACCGGCAATGTAGACGGTCTTGCTGTCCGGAGTGTAGGCGGCTGAGATTGCGACTCCTCCAAAGCTGGTGTAGCTGCCGGTGGAGGGATTGTAGAGGTAGATTACCTGGCGCAACTGGTCGTTGATGACCACCTCGGAGTTGTCCGGAGCTACGGCCAGGACGACTCCCGGCACGCTGATGTCTTCCTTGGTAAGCACATTCAGAGGCGTGGAGTAGATCATCAGCTCGCGGTAGCTGCCGAAGTAAAGGCTGCTGCCCGATTGGTTCAGCACCATGGAGTTCGGGAAATACGGGAGCTTGATCGGTGCGCCAACCGTTCCAGTGGTGAGATCGACGGGAACGAAACTCTGCGTAGCCGTGCTGCTGATCCAAAGGTAATTGCTGCTCAATCCCGGAGCCGTTACCTGGACCGAGTTGCTGACAATGGGCTTGCCGTTGCCCAGCACGCCGATCTCATTAATCGGGGAGGGGTTGCAGGCTCCGGGTTGGCATATCGCAGTTACCGCCGCGCTGCCCGGGAAGATGGAGTTCACCACACCATTGCTGTCGACCGCTACCTGTGTCGGAAGTGTCGAGGTATATTGCAGCGCGACGCCAGTCAGGGTGACGTTATTCACGTCCTTGACGACGGCCGTAAGAGGCTGCGGAGAACCCTGCTGCACAGTCTTGCTGGTGGAGCCATCGGCATAGGTCAGCGTGATGCTAGCCGGAGGGCAGGTAAAGAAATATCCCGCTGCACTGGAGGTCTGCGAAAGGGTAGCCGTAATCGCGGTGGATCCAGGGCTCTGCGCAGTGGCCACGCCGGTCGTGTCTATGGAAACGATGGACGGGTTCACTGCAGAAAAGGTCAGGTTGCCGACGAACTTGGGATCGATGACATTGCCGGACTGATCCTTGACGACCGTGCCCTTGCTGAGCGGATCGGGCAGCGTGTGGTTCTGGGAGACGCAAGCGGTCTGCGTCGGGATAGAGATACTGGAGACCGGCGGATGCACATATACGGCAACAGTATTGCTGGTAGCCCCGCCCGCGCTGGCCGTCAGGTAAGCTACACCACCGCCAACATAGTTAGGATCCTTGGGGTCCAGCGTGTA
This Acidisarcina sp. DNA region includes the following protein-coding sequences:
- the ribH gene encoding 6,7-dimethyl-8-ribityllumazine synthase encodes the protein MIKGITIVRPASTHASFDRLASFFSLLGFEPGKGWENDSSRSAPFLAPIGNLEFVDGTLPATAEILIEVTSIDSVHALAAKWLAQAGDDEGSRITPVTATHWKSRMFTVEPVPGVPFAFWEWEDVLHGKPVAVEGDLSAAGMRFAIVVARWNAVITDRLLQGALDGLLRSGAQKTDIEIVRVPGAWEIPSAARALAEAKQTDAVITLGCLIRGETAHYEAIYNEVSRGIGQSQQETGIPHAFGVLTCETLEQALNRAGIKAGNKGFEAAMAAIEMVSLHRKLAAKAGQ
- the nusB gene encoding transcription antitermination factor NusB, whose translation is MTTTGSRRKSRELAMQMLFQADIGKQTPDEVRETFWQAREEIESDTRGFAEDIFRVASSREEEIDQLIESHSANWRLARMPAVDRNVLRSAVAEMLGFPGTPAPIIINEALEIARRYSAPESIQFLNGVLDAIARDRLKS